The following are encoded in a window of Cygnus atratus isolate AKBS03 ecotype Queensland, Australia chromosome 20, CAtr_DNAZoo_HiC_assembly, whole genome shotgun sequence genomic DNA:
- the UBE2G1 gene encoding ubiquitin-conjugating enzyme E2 G1 isoform X2, giving the protein MTELQSALLLRRQLAELNKNPVEGFSAGLIDDNDLYRWEVLIIGPPDTLYEGGVFKAHLTFPKDYPLRPPKMKFITEIWHPNVDKNGDVCISILHEPGEDKYGYEKPEERWLPIHTVETIMISVISMLADPNGDSPANVDAAVSN; this is encoded by the exons AGCTCAACAAAAATCCAGTGGAAGGCTTTTCAGCGGGCTTAATAGATGACAATGATCTTTATCGATGGGAAGTCCTTATTATTGGTCCTCCAGATACACTATA TGAAGGTGGTGTTTTCAAGGCTCATCTTACTTTTCCAAAAGACTATCCACTGAGGCCACCAAAAATGAAGTTCATCACAGAAATCTGGCATCCGAATG TTGACAAGAATGGTGATGTCTGCATTTCAATTCTTCatgagcctggagaagacaaaTATGGCTATGAAAAACCTGAGGAACGCTGGCTTCCTATTCACACAGTGGAAACTATAATGATTAGTGTAATTTCTATGCTGGCAGATCCCAATGGTGATTCTCCTGCTAACGTTGATGCAGcg GTCTCCAATTGA
- the UBE2G1 gene encoding ubiquitin-conjugating enzyme E2 G1 isoform X1 encodes MTELQSALLLRRQLAELNKNPVEGFSAGLIDDNDLYRWEVLIIGPPDTLYEGGVFKAHLTFPKDYPLRPPKMKFITEIWHPNVDKNGDVCISILHEPGEDKYGYEKPEERWLPIHTVETIMISVISMLADPNGDSPANVDAAKEWREDRNGEFKRKVARCVRKSQETAFE; translated from the exons AGCTCAACAAAAATCCAGTGGAAGGCTTTTCAGCGGGCTTAATAGATGACAATGATCTTTATCGATGGGAAGTCCTTATTATTGGTCCTCCAGATACACTATA TGAAGGTGGTGTTTTCAAGGCTCATCTTACTTTTCCAAAAGACTATCCACTGAGGCCACCAAAAATGAAGTTCATCACAGAAATCTGGCATCCGAATG TTGACAAGAATGGTGATGTCTGCATTTCAATTCTTCatgagcctggagaagacaaaTATGGCTATGAAAAACCTGAGGAACGCTGGCTTCCTATTCACACAGTGGAAACTATAATGATTAGTGTAATTTCTATGCTGGCAGATCCCAATGGTGATTCTCCTGCTAACGTTGATGCAGcg AAAGAAtggagagaagacagaaatggagaatttaaaagaaaagttgccCGCTGTGTAAGAAAAAGCcaagaaactgcttttgagtGA
- the UBE2G1 gene encoding ubiquitin-conjugating enzyme E2 G1 isoform X3: protein MTMIFIDGKSLLLVLQIHYSGVFKAHLTFPKDYPLRPPKMKFITEIWHPNVDKNGDVCISILHEPGEDKYGYEKPEERWLPIHTVETIMISVISMLADPNGDSPANVDAAKEWREDRNGEFKRKVARCVRKSQETAFE, encoded by the exons ATGACAATGATCTTTATCGATGGGAAGTCCTTATTATTGGTCCTCCAGATACACTATA GTGGTGTTTTCAAGGCTCATCTTACTTTTCCAAAAGACTATCCACTGAGGCCACCAAAAATGAAGTTCATCACAGAAATCTGGCATCCGAATG TTGACAAGAATGGTGATGTCTGCATTTCAATTCTTCatgagcctggagaagacaaaTATGGCTATGAAAAACCTGAGGAACGCTGGCTTCCTATTCACACAGTGGAAACTATAATGATTAGTGTAATTTCTATGCTGGCAGATCCCAATGGTGATTCTCCTGCTAACGTTGATGCAGcg AAAGAAtggagagaagacagaaatggagaatttaaaagaaaagttgccCGCTGTGTAAGAAAAAGCcaagaaactgcttttgagtGA